In Acidobacteriota bacterium, one DNA window encodes the following:
- a CDS encoding TonB-dependent receptor plug domain-containing protein, producing the protein MKKPREIGVFGQSPHSIRAPRTTPSTFRNSSGTLQELFRTALRALATLRFRVESSTSAAWHRLGFHTSAPPSSTQRKDIMTTRYSALLGILLCSLAVAPLGAQESTIVAGTVTDSSGGVLPGATIEALRGLRVISTATAGADGRFQLDLPSGERYRVTARLDGFAAGEIDLIAADDATADFRLGIAPLTDTVVVTASRTAEGSASVMDSHSVFTEDDIETLGSHSVADVLRYVPGLNIESTGREGQLASVFARGGESDYNHVMIDGVRVNANGGYYDFSRVSANEIERVEVVRGAQSALYGSDAIGSVIQIFTKRGAPDSGPGLAGSIEGGSFGTARGDLRVLGGAQQRVDYQLGVAYRGTDGAFGDRLTERDRFDQHSIDGNVGAIIGDSTRLRTGFRYSNARANSVGPITYAPGDTGTGYDTDDLTWHLDFDQTLSSRIDHSATVSYFRSGRESVDAIGDPQYRVFAILEGTPGALYPAGPRLVRLLDQAAFDTLAADPSSLGAGQFLAQTGPFSGFDWPFEFEAQLRRPAARYQLNAIWMGNQVLSAGYDYYSETNALDELQTVANHSYFVQQQFNVADAWFVTAGTRIDDNAHYGASVNPKLSAGGYPLPFQEGPLSSLKVSANIGRGIKNPSFSQLYSSQWVDGNLLLLPEEAVTVDAGAELTFDDQRWLASFTWFNNNYENQIAYSPSPGFGGDGLPDYVNIDGSRAGGIEFEFGLQRPIGGLTANASYALVDTEVVTNVSTSQQFQPGQPLLRRPLHSGNLRVGYTRGRGSLNLNLRVVGNRHDSAFLGLVRASDGRSVDITVNPGYTLLTLGGQFRVHQDLTLFLRIDNVTDEMYDSALGYPALPRAVVAGGRFNVGG; encoded by the coding sequence ATGAAGAAGCCCCGGGAAATCGGCGTGTTCGGACAGTCGCCTCACTCTATACGAGCGCCCCGAACGACGCCGTCGACTTTCAGGAATTCTTCAGGAACTCTTCAGGAACTCTTCAGAACGGCGCTACGAGCACTCGCTACACTCCGTTTTCGCGTCGAGTCTTCTACGTCAGCAGCTTGGCATCGCCTGGGTTTCCACACGTCGGCGCCCCCGTCGTCGACCCAGAGGAAGGACATCATGACGACCCGGTATTCCGCCCTACTCGGCATTCTGCTGTGTTCGCTTGCCGTCGCTCCCCTCGGCGCCCAGGAGTCGACGATCGTGGCCGGCACGGTCACCGACTCGTCCGGCGGGGTCCTGCCAGGCGCCACCATCGAGGCGCTCCGCGGGCTGCGGGTGATTTCGACCGCGACCGCCGGGGCTGACGGACGGTTCCAACTGGATCTGCCCTCGGGCGAACGCTATCGCGTGACGGCGCGACTCGACGGATTCGCGGCCGGCGAGATCGATCTCATTGCGGCCGACGACGCGACCGCCGACTTCCGGCTCGGCATCGCCCCGCTGACCGACACGGTCGTCGTCACCGCGTCACGGACCGCGGAGGGGAGCGCGTCGGTCATGGATTCCCACTCGGTCTTCACCGAGGACGACATCGAGACGCTCGGAAGCCACTCTGTCGCGGACGTCCTGCGCTACGTGCCCGGCCTGAACATCGAGTCGACCGGGCGCGAAGGCCAGCTTGCATCGGTCTTCGCGCGCGGCGGCGAATCGGACTACAACCACGTGATGATCGACGGCGTCCGCGTGAACGCCAACGGCGGCTACTACGACTTCAGCCGCGTCTCGGCCAACGAGATCGAGCGGGTCGAGGTGGTGCGGGGCGCCCAGTCGGCGCTCTACGGCTCGGACGCGATCGGCTCCGTCATCCAGATCTTCACGAAGCGGGGAGCGCCGGACAGCGGCCCGGGGCTGGCCGGCTCCATCGAGGGAGGCTCGTTCGGGACCGCCCGCGGCGACCTGCGGGTGCTGGGCGGCGCCCAGCAGCGCGTCGACTACCAGCTCGGCGTCGCCTACCGCGGAACCGACGGCGCGTTTGGGGACCGCCTGACGGAGCGCGACCGCTTCGATCAGCATTCGATCGACGGCAACGTCGGCGCGATCATCGGTGACAGCACCAGGCTGCGGACCGGGTTCCGCTACAGCAACGCCCGCGCCAACTCCGTCGGCCCGATCACCTACGCGCCGGGCGACACCGGCACCGGCTACGACACGGACGACCTGACCTGGCACCTCGACTTCGACCAGACCCTCTCCTCGCGCATCGACCATTCCGCAACCGTGAGCTACTTCCGATCCGGGCGCGAGTCCGTGGACGCCATCGGCGATCCGCAATACCGCGTCTTCGCGATCCTGGAAGGAACGCCGGGCGCGCTCTATCCGGCCGGGCCGCGGCTGGTACGGTTGCTGGACCAGGCGGCATTCGACACATTGGCTGCCGATCCTTCCAGTCTCGGCGCCGGCCAGTTCCTCGCACAGACCGGCCCGTTCAGCGGCTTCGACTGGCCCTTCGAATTCGAGGCGCAACTGCGGCGGCCCGCCGCCCGCTACCAGCTCAACGCGATCTGGATGGGTAACCAGGTCCTGAGCGCCGGGTATGACTACTACAGCGAGACCAATGCACTCGACGAGTTGCAGACGGTGGCGAACCACTCCTACTTCGTACAGCAGCAGTTCAACGTCGCCGACGCCTGGTTCGTCACCGCCGGGACGCGTATCGACGACAACGCCCACTACGGCGCGTCGGTCAATCCGAAGCTGTCGGCAGGAGGGTACCCGCTGCCCTTCCAAGAGGGCCCGCTCTCGTCGCTGAAGGTGTCGGCCAACATCGGCCGCGGCATCAAGAACCCGAGCTTCTCGCAGCTGTACAGCTCGCAGTGGGTCGACGGAAACCTGTTGCTGCTGCCGGAGGAGGCAGTTACGGTCGACGCGGGCGCCGAGCTCACATTCGACGACCAGCGCTGGCTCGCGAGCTTCACCTGGTTCAACAACAACTACGAGAACCAAATCGCCTATTCACCCTCACCCGGCTTCGGGGGCGACGGCCTGCCCGACTACGTCAACATCGACGGGTCGCGCGCCGGCGGCATCGAGTTCGAGTTCGGCCTGCAGCGGCCGATCGGCGGGCTCACCGCGAACGCCTCCTACGCCCTCGTCGACACCGAGGTGGTCACCAACGTCAGCACCAGCCAGCAGTTCCAGCCCGGCCAGCCGCTGCTGCGCCGGCCGCTGCATTCCGGCAACCTGCGCGTCGGCTACACGCGGGGGCGCGGCAGCCTGAACCTGAACCTGCGGGTGGTGGGGAACCGGCACGACAGTGCGTTCCTCGGCCTCGTGCGCGCCTCGGATGGGCGCAGCGTCGACATCACCGTCAATCCGGGCTACACGCTGCTCACTCTCGGCGGACAGTTCCGCGTGCACCAAGACCTGACGCTCTTCCTGCGGATCGACAACGTGACGGACGAGATGTACGACAGCGCGCTCGGCTACCCGGCCCTGCCGCGTGCGGTGGTCGCCGGCGGACGCTTCAACGTCGGCGGCTGA
- a CDS encoding cobaltochelatase subunit CobN has protein sequence MDRSSTCPTERCGMEYAVVDARWRAAGCGRSGRLKRIARIAAGVALLTVATAGSAAAQEIRLAYLTGDTTLPGILSAWKAVLDERPGLRERVSVTLVTESLLDSVDLEEVLRSDVLVLHVHDAHTLDRFDATYDVDLVEQITGQGLVLGVGEGLLPREHYVERGVAWDLRARAFWEYSGFANQVGLLKYVLSAAGVPGLDVPEPQPSLEAGYYYPDLPGTGGDAAEPGGRAFADWEAFDTWRRAAGKHRPGGLRVAVGFYGSSYDDGDTALVDAIIAEIERQGAEAIPIFGYPAGVAFETLLRDPDGAARADVALTFLFRFAGPDAGESLRKLDIPVLSLISLYGRSEAEWRASAQGLSMFEGTFQIAAPELAGLVAPTVVGSKERRTDPDTGLTIISSQPISSRITLAVRRALGYAVLGATNNAEKRVAILFYNYPPGKAGIGASYLNVAESLANVLQRMQAAGYDLGGDDIDLSSEGLLDQMIARARNVGGYAPGELDAMLTRRGAARAWMGDYLRWLEGYAPELREKVVADWGRPEDVNLMARDGSFIIPALRFGNVAVLPQPARGWGADGEKLYHAKDLAPHHQYVATYSWLRAPEPVGFDADAVIHLGTHGTLEWLDGKDLGLSAADAPDALIADLPNLYVYNVDVVGEGLVARRRGMATLVDHMVPPFVRSGLLPELAVLSESVDDYHNNVHKNVQLAGAYADEIRRQAQDLGMVKDLGLDLGTGAEIEHDTLHAIEDYLIELRGQNIPYGLHAFGRTPGAEMRASTVDAIVSVDRDLLPDDTTVMAADMERRIVESGPRELGHLLHALDGGYVPVGNGGEPIRNPDAYPTGKNFYGIDPDKVPKPAAWTLGVSLADQMLEDHVAEHGRYPEKVSFVIWGTETMRHEGVLESQIFHLLGTRPVWDARGNVVDVEVVPARELGRPRVDIVIASAAEGMFNNVTRLMDEAVQRVKVLEEAENFVRRHYLATRAALIDRGYAEEEADRRAGVRIFDEPPGTFNLNTSRIAAASGTWDSDRPMTDEYLSKMGHGYGNGFWGEPMEDVFRLALSGTEKVVHSSSTMLYGALDNDDFFMYAGGLAAAVRNIDGESPQMVVTNTRDPGRPEMTGIDKFLGAEFRTRYVNPVWIEGMQREGYAGAGEMRAFVEYLWGWDATVPETVDDAMWNESFAVYVEDKHDLDLKAFFDEHSPHAYQDITGRMVETIRKGYWSADDATLDRLLREHVDSVAAHGVGCSTHTCGNPRLLRYVLEQGAVMNIPGPALEAYRTAMEEAIGADIESAAAEAEEFVRWNESRPSLTTMNIEGYRMEESADAAELLPAPPATGSDDRVWTPLWVGVPVLGLLALWRWRRRG, from the coding sequence ATGGACAGGTCGTCTACGTGCCCGACTGAAAGGTGCGGTATGGAATACGCGGTTGTGGATGCCCGATGGCGTGCGGCCGGCTGCGGACGTAGCGGCCGGCTCAAGCGGATCGCGCGGATCGCGGCCGGCGTCGCCTTGCTGACCGTCGCCACGGCCGGTTCGGCCGCGGCGCAGGAGATCCGGCTCGCGTATCTCACCGGCGACACCACGTTGCCCGGTATCCTGAGCGCCTGGAAGGCGGTGCTCGACGAGCGTCCCGGACTGCGCGAGCGCGTCTCGGTCACTCTTGTTACCGAATCGCTGCTCGACTCTGTCGATCTTGAAGAGGTGCTGCGTAGCGACGTGCTTGTTCTCCACGTCCACGACGCGCACACGCTCGACCGCTTCGACGCCACTTACGACGTCGACCTTGTCGAACAGATCACCGGTCAGGGGCTCGTGCTCGGCGTCGGCGAGGGTCTGCTGCCACGGGAGCACTACGTCGAACGCGGGGTAGCCTGGGATCTCCGCGCACGGGCGTTCTGGGAGTACTCGGGATTCGCGAACCAGGTGGGGCTGCTGAAGTACGTGCTGTCGGCGGCCGGCGTGCCGGGTCTCGACGTGCCGGAGCCGCAGCCGAGCCTGGAGGCCGGCTACTACTACCCGGACCTGCCAGGCACGGGCGGAGACGCCGCCGAGCCGGGTGGCAGGGCGTTTGCCGACTGGGAGGCGTTCGATACCTGGCGCCGGGCCGCCGGCAAGCACCGGCCGGGTGGGTTGCGAGTGGCGGTGGGCTTCTACGGATCGAGCTACGACGACGGAGACACCGCGCTCGTCGATGCGATCATCGCCGAGATCGAGCGACAGGGCGCCGAAGCGATTCCGATCTTCGGCTATCCGGCCGGCGTTGCTTTCGAGACGCTGCTCCGCGATCCGGACGGGGCAGCGCGCGCCGACGTGGCGCTGACGTTCCTGTTCCGCTTCGCCGGCCCCGACGCCGGCGAGTCGCTGCGAAAGCTCGACATCCCGGTTCTGAGCCTGATCAGCCTCTACGGCCGGAGCGAGGCCGAGTGGCGCGCCTCCGCGCAGGGGCTGTCGATGTTCGAGGGGACGTTCCAGATCGCCGCGCCGGAGCTGGCCGGGCTGGTCGCGCCGACGGTCGTCGGGAGCAAGGAACGCCGCACGGATCCGGACACGGGATTGACCATCATCTCCAGTCAGCCGATCTCCTCGCGCATCACGCTGGCCGTCCGGCGGGCGTTGGGTTACGCGGTGCTGGGCGCCACCAACAACGCCGAGAAGCGGGTGGCGATCCTCTTCTACAACTACCCGCCGGGAAAGGCCGGCATAGGGGCCAGCTACCTGAACGTCGCCGAGTCGCTGGCGAACGTCCTTCAGCGGATGCAGGCGGCCGGGTACGACCTCGGCGGAGACGATATCGACCTGTCGTCGGAAGGGCTTCTCGATCAGATGATCGCCCGGGCGCGGAACGTCGGCGGGTACGCCCCCGGCGAGCTCGACGCGATGCTGACCCGGCGCGGCGCCGCGCGCGCCTGGATGGGTGACTATCTCCGCTGGCTCGAGGGCTATGCGCCGGAGCTGCGCGAGAAGGTGGTCGCCGATTGGGGCAGGCCGGAGGACGTGAACCTCATGGCGAGGGACGGCAGCTTCATCATCCCGGCCTTGCGCTTTGGCAACGTCGCCGTGCTGCCGCAGCCGGCGCGCGGGTGGGGCGCGGACGGCGAGAAGCTGTATCACGCCAAGGATCTGGCGCCGCATCACCAGTATGTCGCGACCTATTCCTGGTTGCGGGCGCCCGAACCGGTCGGGTTCGACGCCGATGCGGTCATTCACCTGGGGACGCACGGCACCCTCGAATGGCTCGACGGCAAGGACCTGGGACTGTCGGCGGCCGACGCGCCGGATGCGCTGATCGCCGACCTGCCCAACCTGTACGTCTACAACGTCGACGTGGTGGGGGAGGGACTGGTGGCGCGCCGCCGCGGCATGGCGACGCTGGTGGACCACATGGTGCCGCCGTTCGTCAGGAGCGGGCTGCTGCCCGAGCTGGCCGTGCTCAGCGAGAGCGTCGACGACTATCACAACAACGTCCACAAGAACGTGCAGCTCGCCGGGGCGTACGCGGACGAGATCCGGCGGCAGGCGCAGGACCTGGGGATGGTCAAGGACCTCGGCCTGGACCTGGGGACCGGGGCGGAGATCGAGCACGACACGCTGCACGCCATCGAGGATTACCTGATCGAGTTGCGGGGGCAGAACATCCCTTATGGGCTGCATGCTTTCGGCCGTACGCCGGGGGCGGAGATGCGCGCGAGCACGGTGGACGCCATCGTGTCGGTCGACCGCGACCTGCTGCCGGACGACACGACGGTGATGGCGGCGGACATGGAGCGGCGCATCGTGGAGTCCGGGCCGCGCGAGCTCGGCCACCTGTTGCACGCGCTCGACGGCGGCTACGTCCCCGTGGGGAACGGGGGCGAGCCCATCCGCAATCCGGACGCCTACCCCACGGGCAAGAACTTCTACGGCATCGACCCCGACAAGGTGCCGAAGCCGGCCGCGTGGACACTCGGCGTCTCTCTCGCCGACCAGATGCTGGAGGACCACGTCGCCGAGCACGGGCGGTACCCGGAGAAGGTGTCGTTCGTGATCTGGGGCACCGAGACGATGCGGCACGAGGGCGTGCTGGAGTCCCAGATCTTCCACCTTCTCGGTACGCGCCCGGTCTGGGATGCTCGCGGCAACGTAGTCGACGTCGAGGTGGTTCCGGCGCGCGAACTCGGCCGGCCGCGCGTGGACATCGTGATTGCCTCGGCCGCCGAGGGGATGTTCAACAACGTCACGCGGCTGATGGACGAAGCGGTGCAGCGGGTGAAGGTGCTCGAAGAAGCCGAGAACTTCGTCCGTCGTCACTACCTGGCGACGCGTGCGGCGCTCATCGACCGCGGATACGCGGAGGAGGAAGCCGACAGGCGCGCCGGGGTGCGCATCTTCGACGAGCCACCGGGGACGTTCAACCTGAACACGTCGCGAATCGCCGCCGCGAGCGGCACCTGGGACAGCGACCGGCCGATGACCGACGAGTACCTGTCGAAGATGGGCCACGGCTACGGCAACGGATTTTGGGGCGAGCCGATGGAGGACGTGTTCCGTCTTGCCCTCTCCGGTACCGAGAAGGTGGTGCACAGCAGCTCCACCATGCTCTACGGCGCCCTCGACAACGACGACTTCTTCATGTACGCGGGCGGCCTCGCGGCGGCCGTCCGGAACATCGACGGCGAGAGCCCGCAGATGGTCGTCACCAACACGCGCGACCCGGGCCGGCCCGAGATGACGGGCATCGACAAGTTCCTCGGCGCGGAGTTCCGGACGCGCTACGTCAACCCCGTCTGGATCGAGGGGATGCAGCGCGAGGGCTACGCCGGCGCCGGCGAGATGCGCGCGTTTGTCGAGTACCTGTGGGGCTGGGACGCCACGGTGCCGGAGACTGTCGACGACGCGATGTGGAACGAGTCGTTCGCCGTGTACGTCGAGGACAAGCACGACCTCGACCTGAAGGCGTTCTTCGACGAGCACTCGCCTCACGCCTACCAGGACATCACCGGCCGGATGGTCGAGACGATTCGCAAGGGGTACTGGTCGGCGGACGATGCGACGCTCGATCGCCTGCTCCGCGAGCACGTCGACAGCGTCGCCGCGCACGGGGTCGGCTGCTCCACACACACCTGCGGCAATCCCCGGCTGCTGCGCTACGTTCTGGAGCAGGGGGCCGTGATGAACATTCCGGGTCCGGCGCTCGAGGCCTACCGCACGGCAATGGAGGAGGCGATCGGCGCCGACATCGAGTCCGCGGCGGCGGAGGCCGAGGAGTTCGTCCGCTGGAACGAATCGCGGCCGAGTCTGACGACGATGAACATCGAGGGCTACCGGATGGAGGAATCGGCGGATGCCGCCGAACTGCTGCCCGCGCCACCGGCCACGGGGTCGGATGACCGCGTGTGGACCCCGCTCTGGGTCGGCGTCCCGGTTTTGGGCCTGCTCGCCCTGTGGCGCTGGCGCCGGCGCGGCTAG
- a CDS encoding response regulator: MCEYAIICGDETREEPPRVSGCLARHVRQGGGNVQESPDQLRRRIKTLEDRISNLCAAVLRVSASLDLETVLREIVDNARALTGARYGVIATVDEAGQPQDFVTVGLAPGQHEKMAAWPDGPRLFEHFRNLRKSLRVADLPAYVRELGFSWELMVSGAMQCTPMRHRDVYVGNFFLGGKEGGQQFTSADEEVLVLFASQAATAIANARTHRDERRARADLEALVETSPVGVVVFDGKSRSPVSLNREARRIVERLRVPGRALEDLLDVTTCRFGDGREVALAEFPNAEQLTSAETVRAEEITLSVPHGPSVTTLVNATPIRSADGTVESMVVTMQDLAPLEELERLRVGFLGMVSHELRTPLSSIKGSTVALLGSSRAPDPAETLQFLRVIDEQADQMLGLIADLLDQGRIETGTLSVSVEPARVASLVERARNTLLSSGGGHDLKIDLAEDLPRVMADPGRIVQVLNNLLSNASRQSPESSPIRVGAARDGLHVAISVSDQGRGVPPDRLPHLFRKYAGAAAGEGEHRFAGYGLGLSICKGLVEAHGGRIWAESDGAGRGTRFTFTLPVAEDIAGATGSARSRPRGLRKGEEQTCILAVDDDPQTLRYVRDALTEADYAPVVTGDPSAVPGLIRKHKPRLVLLDLMLPGTDGIELMEEMRELEDLPVIFISAYGRDETIVRALNAGAADYIVKPFSPSELTARVRAALRRRAEPEAFLLGELAIHYDERRVTVAGRPVTLTVTEYEVLRVLSTDAGRTVTYDSLLHRAWSRRDRGSGDPKLVRAIVKTLRRKLGDDAANPAYVCNERGVGYRMPRPEKR; encoded by the coding sequence TTGTGCGAGTATGCAATAATCTGCGGCGACGAAACGCGTGAGGAGCCGCCTCGCGTCTCGGGATGCCTCGCGCGCCACGTCCGGCAAGGAGGGGGTAACGTGCAGGAGAGTCCCGACCAGTTGCGCCGACGGATCAAGACGCTCGAGGACCGCATCTCGAACCTATGCGCCGCGGTCCTGCGCGTCAGCGCCAGCCTCGACCTCGAAACCGTCCTGCGGGAGATCGTCGACAACGCCCGCGCGCTGACCGGCGCCCGGTACGGCGTGATCGCGACGGTTGATGAAGCCGGGCAGCCGCAGGACTTCGTGACCGTCGGCCTCGCGCCAGGACAGCACGAGAAAATGGCTGCGTGGCCCGACGGACCGCGGCTGTTCGAGCACTTCCGGAATCTACGGAAGTCGTTGCGGGTGGCCGATCTGCCAGCCTATGTCAGGGAGCTCGGATTCTCTTGGGAGCTGATGGTGTCAGGGGCGATGCAGTGCACGCCGATGCGCCACCGCGATGTGTACGTCGGCAACTTCTTTCTGGGCGGGAAGGAGGGCGGACAGCAGTTCACGAGTGCCGACGAGGAGGTTCTGGTCCTGTTCGCGTCGCAGGCGGCGACGGCGATCGCCAACGCCCGCACGCACCGGGACGAACGGCGGGCCAGGGCCGACCTGGAGGCTCTCGTCGAGACCTCGCCGGTAGGCGTTGTCGTCTTCGACGGTAAGAGCCGCAGCCCCGTGTCGTTGAACCGAGAGGCGCGACGGATCGTCGAGCGCCTGCGCGTGCCGGGGCGGGCGCTGGAGGATCTGCTGGACGTGACTACCTGCCGTTTCGGCGACGGGCGCGAAGTCGCCTTGGCGGAGTTTCCGAATGCGGAGCAGTTGACAAGCGCCGAAACGGTGCGCGCCGAGGAGATTACGCTCTCGGTCCCTCACGGCCCGAGCGTCACAACGCTGGTCAATGCCACGCCGATCCGGTCGGCGGACGGCACGGTCGAGTCGATGGTGGTCACCATGCAGGATCTGGCGCCGCTGGAGGAGCTGGAGCGCCTGCGAGTCGGGTTCCTGGGTATGGTGAGCCACGAACTGCGAACGCCGCTGAGCTCGATCAAGGGTTCGACAGTCGCCTTGCTGGGTTCCTCGCGGGCGCCGGACCCGGCTGAGACGCTACAGTTTCTCCGGGTCATCGACGAACAGGCCGACCAAATGCTTGGCCTGATCGCCGACCTGCTGGACCAGGGACGCATCGAGACGGGCACGCTGTCGGTTTCGGTCGAGCCGGCGAGGGTGGCAAGCCTGGTGGAGCGGGCCAGGAACACCCTCCTCAGCAGCGGCGGCGGGCACGACCTGAAAATCGACCTTGCGGAGGACTTGCCGCGGGTGATGGCCGACCCGGGCCGCATCGTTCAGGTCCTCAACAATCTGCTCTCGAACGCGTCGCGACAGTCTCCAGAGTCGTCTCCGATCCGGGTTGGCGCCGCGCGGGACGGGCTGCATGTGGCGATCTCGGTGTCCGACCAGGGCCGGGGCGTGCCGCCGGACCGTCTGCCGCATTTGTTCCGGAAGTATGCTGGCGCGGCCGCTGGAGAGGGGGAACACCGGTTTGCGGGCTACGGCCTGGGGCTGTCGATATGCAAGGGACTGGTGGAGGCGCACGGAGGCCGCATCTGGGCCGAGAGCGACGGGGCGGGGCGGGGCACCCGGTTCACATTCACCCTGCCGGTGGCAGAGGACATCGCTGGGGCTACCGGCTCCGCTCGGAGCCGTCCTCGCGGACTTCGGAAGGGGGAGGAGCAGACGTGCATCCTCGCCGTAGACGACGACCCGCAGACGCTTAGGTACGTTCGGGACGCTCTCACCGAGGCAGACTACGCCCCGGTTGTGACCGGCGACCCGAGTGCCGTGCCCGGTCTCATCAGGAAGCACAAGCCTCGGCTCGTCCTGCTGGACCTAATGCTGCCGGGCACCGACGGCATCGAGTTGATGGAAGAGATGCGCGAGCTCGAGGATCTGCCGGTCATCTTCATTTCGGCCTACGGCCGGGACGAGACCATCGTCAGGGCGCTGAATGCAGGAGCTGCCGACTACATCGTCAAGCCCTTCTCACCGTCGGAGCTGACGGCGCGAGTACGCGCGGCGCTACGCCGACGGGCCGAGCCGGAAGCCTTCCTGCTGGGGGAGCTGGCGATCCACTACGACGAACGCCGCGTTACCGTGGCCGGCCGTCCAGTCACGTTGACGGTTACGGAGTACGAGGTGCTCCGCGTGCTCTCGACCGACGCTGGCCGGACCGTGACATACGACTCGCTGCTGCACCGGGCGTGGAGCAGGCGGGACCGTGGCTCCGGCGATCCGAAGCTGGTACGTGCGATCGTGAAGACTCTACGCCGCAAGCTGGGCGACGACGCGGCCAACCCAGCCTACGTCTGCAATGAGCGCGGCGTTGGCTACCGCATGCCCAGACCCGAGAAGCGGTGA
- a CDS encoding DUF2149 domain-containing protein, translated as MGRFLHLPSPADAEDEDPLSGVANIFDVSVVFIVGLMITLFSVYRIGDLVNPESEVTLVKTNADGLSEIIVKRGTEITAYELTGETLGGQGERLGTAYRLADGQVVYVPD; from the coding sequence ATGGGACGCTTTCTGCATCTGCCGTCGCCCGCTGACGCGGAAGACGAGGATCCGCTCTCCGGCGTGGCGAACATCTTCGACGTGTCGGTGGTGTTCATCGTCGGCCTGATGATCACGCTCTTTTCCGTCTATCGCATCGGCGATCTGGTCAATCCGGAGAGCGAGGTGACGCTGGTCAAGACCAACGCCGATGGCCTGAGCGAGATCATCGTCAAGCGGGGCACCGAGATCACAGCCTACGAGCTGACCGGCGAGACGCTCGGGGGACAGGGTGAGCGCCTCGGCACCGCCTATCGCCTGGCCGATGGACAGGTCGTCTACGTGCCCGACTGA